The following proteins come from a genomic window of Larimichthys crocea isolate SSNF chromosome XV, L_crocea_2.0, whole genome shotgun sequence:
- the LOC109138436 gene encoding glucose-induced degradation protein 8-B homolog produces MSYAEKPEDITREEWMDKLNNVHIQRADMNRLIMNYLVTEGFKEAAEKFRMESGIEPSVDLDSLDERIKIREMILKGQIQDAIALINSLHPELLDTNRYLYFHLQQQHLIELIRLRETEAALEFAQSQLAEQGEESRECLTEMERTLALLAFDNPEDSPFGDLLNMMQRQKVWSEVNQCVLDYENRESTPKLAKLLKLLLWAQNELDQKKVKYPKMTDLSKGTIEDPK; encoded by the exons ATGAGTTATGCAGAGAAGCCTGAGGACATAACGAGGGAAGAGTGGATGGATAAACTCAACAATGTCCACATTCAGAGAGCGGATATGAACAGGCTCATAATGAACTACCTGGTGACAG AGGGCTTCAAGGAGGCAGCGGAGAAATTCAGGATGGAGTCTGGAATAGAGCCCAGTGTGGACTTGGATTCCCTCGACGAAAGAATTAAGATCAGAGAGATGATCCTGAAGGGACAGATCCAGGATGCCATAGCACTGATCAACAGTCTGCACCCAGAACTGCTGGATACCAATCGTTACCTCTACTTTCACCTACag cagcagcatctgatTGAGCTGATTCGTTTGAGGGAGACCGAAGCGGCCCTTGAATTTGCCCAGTCACAGTTagcagagcagggagaggagagccGAGAATGTCTGACTGAGATGGAGAGGACGCTGGCCCTGCTGGCGTTCGACAACCCAGAGGACTCACCTTTTGGGGATCTGCTCAATATGATGCAGAGACAAAAG gtATGGAGTGAAGTGAATCAGTGTGTGCTAGACTATGAAAACAGAGAGTCAACACCCAAGCTGGCCAAGctcctgaagctgctgctgtgggctCAAAATGAACTTGACcaaaagaaagtgaaatatcCCAAAATGACAGACCTCAGCAAGGGAACCATTGAAGACCCCAAATAA